The Oncorhynchus keta strain PuntledgeMale-10-30-2019 unplaced genomic scaffold, Oket_V2 Un_contig_15109_pilon_pilon, whole genome shotgun sequence sequence gagtatgagatgtggctgtaggttcagactgtctttATCTCATTAGAGTGAGAGATGCGGCTGTAGATTCAGACTGCCTTTGTCTCATTAGAatgagatgtggctgtaggttcatatttcagactgtctttgtctcattagagtgtgagatgtggctgtaggttcagactgtctttgtctcattagagtgagagatgtggctgtaggattcagactgtctttgtctcattagagtatgagatgtggctgtaggttcagactgtctttgtctcattagagtgtgagatgtggctgtaggttcagactgtctttgtctcattagagtgtgagatgtggctgtaggttcagactgtctttgtctcataaGAGTatgagatgtggctgtaggttcagactgtctttgtctcattagagtgtgagatgtggctgtaggttcatatgtcagactgtctttgtctcattagagtgtgagatgtggctgtagaTTCAGACTGTCTTTATCTCATTAGAGTatgagatgtggctgtaggttcagactgcCTTTAtctcattagagtgtgagatgtggctgtagaTTCAGACTGTCTTTATCTCATTAGAGTatgagatgtggctgtaggttcagactgtctttgtctcattagagtgtgagatgtggctgtaggttcagactgtctttgtctcattagagtgtgagatgtggctgtaggttcagactgtctttgtctcattagagtgtgagatgtggctgtaggttcagactgtctttgtctcattagagtgtgagatgtggctgtaggttcagactgtctttgtctcattagagtgtgagatgtggctgtaggttcagactgtctttgtctcattagagtgtgagatgtggctgtaggttcagactgtctttgtctcattagagtatgagatgtggctgtaggttcagactgtctttgtctcattagagtatgagatgtggctgtaggttcagactgtctttgtctcattagagtgtgagatgtggctgtaggttcagactgtctttgtctcattagagtgtgagatgtggctgtaggttcagactgtctttgtctcattagagtgtgagatgtggctgtaggttcatatttcagactgtctttgtctcattagagtatgagatgtggctgtaggttcagactgtctttgtctcattagagtgtgagatgtggctgtaggttcagactgtctttgtctcattagagtgtgagatgtggctgtaggttcagactgtctttgtctcattagagtgtgagatgtggctgtagattcagactgtctttgtctcattagagtgtgagatgtggctgtaggttcagactgtctttgtctcattagagtgtgagatgtggctgtaggttcatatttcagactgtctttgtctcattagagtgtgagatgtggctgtaggttcatatttcagactgtctttgtctcattagagtatgagatgtggctgtaggttcagactgtctttgtctcattagagtgtgagatgtggctgtaggttcagactgtctttgtctcattagagtgagagatgtggctgtaggttcagactgtctttgtctcagaCTAgattcagactgtctttgtctcattagagtgagagatgtggctgtaggttcatatttcagactgtctttgtctcattagagtgtgaTATTTCAGCATAAATCTGCATTTGCAACACTTACCCCACTGTTATAAGGTTTCAACTTACAAGACCATCCCAAAATACATTTTTGTCATATAGGCTCTGAATCTAAACCAGGCTTCCTGCGCCATGATTGAacgactgattgactgactgatcccCGTCTGTCTGTTTCAGGGGAACAACTTCCCCGTGAGTACATCTTTGCCACCCAAGGCCCTCTCCCCGGAACCAAGATGACTTCTGGAGGATGGTGTGGGAGCACAACGTGTACAACGTCGTCATGGTGACGCAGTGTGTCGAGAAGGGACGGGTGAGTCGGAgattggggagggagggaggagggagggtggggggtgACAGATGTGTTTCCATAGTGACTCAGAGAAATAAATAGTTCCTAAAGAACCCTGATAATGGTCAGTAATCTAAATCATTGAGCACTTGACATTATGCTTGACTGGGATTAACCGAACACGTCctcattcacatcgacggggctgaagtggagctggttgagagttTCAGTTCCTTGgtttcacatcaccaacaaactatcatggtccaaacacaccaaggaaGTCGTGGCGAGGAaagacaatgcctcttcccctcaggagactgaaaatatttgccaTGGGTTCCCAGACCCTTAAAAAcatatacagctgcaccatcgagcatcctcaccggttgcatcaccgcctggtatggcaactgcttggcatccgaccgtaaggtcCTACAGATGGTAGTGAGTATGgctcagtacatcaccggggccaagctttctgacatccaggacctctataccaggccgtgtcagaggaaggccctaaaaattgtctaagactccagtcacccaagtcatagactgttctctctgctaccgcacggcaagctgtactgGAGTGTCAAATCTCGGTCCAAAATTGCCGCTACTCAATGtttattacctatgcatagtcacttgacccctacctacatgtacaaattaccgcATCTAAACTGTACCACCGCACACTGACTTGGCACCGGTATCCGCTGTATATCGCCTCATTATTGTCATTTTATTGTGTTTCTATTGTTTTACCTTAGTttatttcttaaaactgcattgttgtctAAGaccttgtcagtaagcatttcacggtgaggtctacacTTACGGTATTCGGCGcattgtgacaaatacaatttgatttgacataaaAAGTCTGATATTATTGACTTTACTTTGTGTGGGACATTTTGGATGGGTGAATGGatggggatagatggatggatagagggtgAATGGATGGGGatagatggatgaatggatggggaTAGATTGATTAATGGttggggatagatggatggatagagggatgaatggatgggcatagatggatgaatggatggctATAGATGGATGAATAGAGGGGTGGATAGAGCGATGAATGGATGGGGatagatggatgaatggatggggaTAGATGGATTAATGGTTGGGGATAGATGGATGAAtagagggatgaatggatggggatagatggatgaatggttggggatagatggatggatagagggatgaatggatggggatagatggatgaatggatggctATAGATGGATGAatagaggggtggatggagggatgaatggatggggatagatggatggatggatagagggatgaatggatggggatagatggatggatggatggggatgaatggatgaatagatggatggatggagggatgaatggatggggatagatggatggatggatggatgatggatggggaTAGAATGATGATGGGGAATAGATGGGATGGATGAAtagagggatgaatggatggggatagatggatggacgaacaaacaaacaaacaaatgaatgaataaatgaatgaacTATTCAATAAATAACTCAATCCCTtaatcaaccagtcagtcagtcagacaacaaACCAAGAGATCTAATGGTCTAACCGTGGCCATTGTTGTCCCCGTCCAGGTGAAGTGTGACCACTACTGGCCGGCTGACCGGGAGCCTCTGTACTATGGAGACCTGGTGGTTCAAATGCTGTCTGAGTCTGTCCTGGCTGAATGGACAATCAGGAGTTCAAGATCAGCTCTGTGAGTAACAATCACCTCAGAAACAATCACTCAGAAACAATCTCAGAAACAATCACCTCAGTAACAATCACCTCAGAAACAATCACCTCAGAAACAATCCCTCAGAAACAATCACCTCAGAAACAATCACCTCAGTAACAATCACCTCAGTAACAATCACCTCAGAAACAATCACCTCAGTGACAATCACCTCAGAAACAATCGCCTCAGTAACAATCCCCTCAGTAACAATCCCCTCAGTAACAATCACCTCAGAAACAATCACCTCAGTAACAATCACCTCAGAAACAATCGCCTCAGTAACAATCACCTCAGTAACAATCACCTCAGTAACAATCACCTCAGTAACAATCACCTCAGAAACAATCACCTCAGTAACAATCACCTCAGTAACAATCACCTCAGTAACAATCACCTCAGTAACAATCACCTCAGTAACAATCACCTCAGTAACAATCACCTCAGTAACAATCACCTCAGAAACAATCACCTCAGAAACAATCACCTCAGAAACAATCACCTCAGAAACAATCACCTCAGAAACAATCACCTCAGAAACAATCACCTCAGAAACAATCACCTCAGTAACAATCACCTCAGTAACAATCACCTCAGAAACAATCACCTCAGTAACAATCACCTCAGTAACAATCACCTCAGTAACAATCACCTCAGAAACAATCACCTCAGAAACAATCACCACAGATAATATGGCAGCTTCTCTGTTACTGTCACTCTATTGAAAGCTGTAGCCCAACTGAAGAGCTCATTAGGACGACCTGTTTTTATATAAACCATCAGTAAGACAGATAAAACTGTTCAATCCTGATCCTGATCTGCAAAGTACATTCTAGACCTAGTGTGGAGGTCCGACTTTATttatgtttaaatgtatttatttatattttatttaaccttttatttaaccaggtaagtcagttaagaacaaattcttatttacaatgacggcctatcccggccaaacccggacaacgctgggccaattgtgagccgccctatgggactcccaatcccgtccggttgtgattcagcctggatttgaaccagggactgtagtgtcgtctcttgcactgagatacagtaccttagaccgctgcgccactcgggagcccccatAAGGGAGATACCCTGCATTTCCTGTCCTGAACATCCCTCATCTTGTGTCTCTTCAGGAGGGTCGTCCCAGCTTCCCTCGGGTGGTGAGACACTTCCACTACACGGTGTGGCCAGACCACGGGGTCCCCGAGACCACCCAGTCCCTCATCGAGTTCGTACGGACCGTCCGGGACTACATCGACAGGGCCCCCAGCACTGGAGCCACCGTTGTTCACTGCAGGTATGTGGAAGGGCcacatcggtgtgtgtgtgtgtgtgtgtgtgtgtgtgtgtgtgtgtgtgtgtgtgtgtgtgtgtgtgtgtgtgtgtgtgtgtgtgtgtgtgtgtgtgtgtgtttgtgtgtttgcgtttgcgtgtgtgtgtgtggaggggtgtgtgtgtttgcatgtgtgtgtttgcgtgtgcgtgtgtgtgcatgtgtgtggagggtgtgtgtgtgcgtgcgcgtgtgtgtggagggtgtgtgtgtgcgtgtgtgcgtgtgtgtgtgcgtgcgtgtgtgtgcgtgcgtgtgtgtgtgcatgtgtgtggagggtgtgtgtgtgtgtgtgtgtgcgtgcgtgtgcgtgtgtgtgtgcgtgtgtgtgtgtgtgtgtgtgtgtgtgtgtgtgtgtgtgtgtgtgtgtgtgtgtgtggaggggtgtgtgtgtgtgtgtgtgtgtgtgtgcgcgcgtgcgtgcgtgtgtgtgtagatacCAGTGTAGATGTAAACTTAGCGGAGTCAGAGGGTTCATCTCCCATCAGAAAGAGTTTCTCCTTGGCAGACGTCAGTCAAAGAGAAGAGCAGCAACGTGAGAAAAATGTATTGAGGCCGGTTTAATAATTGATCAGCTAAATACATGAGACTCGTCCCTCGCaggagtaacggattacatgtaatccACTACATATAAGGGATTACAACAAAAACAGTAACTGTAATCTGTTACCagctaaaatattgtaatcagatacTTTTGAAAACTAGATTATTActtgaggattacttttaaattaaaaaaaagaTGTTTGCGAGAATAAAACAAATCTATTctcacttctctgttttctcaatgacattcaaatcagcgtTGAAAAAAGGTggaagtttaagtttgttccgcCTGAGAGAgtctgaccaccaatcagagaccactatgatgacacaccaaatgatgaccaccaatcagagaccgctatgatgacacaccaaatgtatTTGATGGATTGTGGGAAAAGAGCAGGATTAGGCTTTTGTAGAATACAGTCCAAGCTGTGTCTTCCAATGGTACGACTGCTGTCGGCATTAAAGATTATCCAAcatgaataaacgcttggaggaaAGGATGACATCAGTGGTGTCGTCGACGGCGATTCAGATATGACTTATTACTGATATCTACACAgagcattgatgtgaatcacactgctgctctctcatttagctgttTGTGCTTTACAGATTATGGTTGTTGTGgacggctgttcacaaatctaaatgtgtatttgaacccaataatagttgaattcaagaagtttaagctgcctgtCAATCACtgttttgaaaccagtggacagtcAGTTAAAAACGTGCTCtggcaacagctgcatagtgtggatcccagcctttGGCTGcaatcccagcctatggaataacagctgcatagtgtggatcccagcctatggaataacagctgcatagtgtggatcccaatggaataacagctgcatagtgtggatcccagcctatggaataacagctgcatagtgtggatcccagcctatggaataacagctgtatagtgtgatcccagcctatggaataatagctgtatagtgtggatcccagcctatggaataacagctgtatagtgtggatcccagcctatggaataacagctgtatagtgtggatcccagcctatggaataacagctcccagcctatggaataacagctgcatagcgtagatcccagcctatggaataacagatgtatagtgtggatcccagcctatggaataacagctgcatagtgtggatcccagcctatggaataacagctgtatagtgtggatcccagcctatggaataacagctgtatagtgtggatcccagcctatggaagaACAGCTGcatggatcccagcctatggaataacagctgtatagtgtggatcccagcctatggaataacagctgtatagtgtggaTCAGCcatggaataacagctgtatagtgtggatcccagcctatggaataacagctgtagtgcagatcccagcctatggaataacagctgtatagcgtagatcccagcctatggaataacagctgtatgcatagatcccagcctatggaataataGCTGCATAGTGTgggaataacagctgtatagtgtggatcccagcctatagtgtagatcccagcctatggaataacagctgtatagtgtggatcccagcctatggaataacaacTGTATAGTGCAGAtcacagcctatggaataaaCGTGGGGCTTTAATCGCTCTATCTAATTCAAgctgataaataaaataaaaaatccataGACCTAATGAACACACGCTCAAACTCACACACTTTGATAGACTTAAAGAGACGTtatgtagttgctacatccattttttgtatttataaatgtatatttgtatatatccaCTGATTCTGaataatataacttataaatgcctcatgagtttagttcaactgtcacactccatcaGAATCCAAAATATATGCCTGTTTCCCCCCCCCCATATTTGTAGACATTgtgaatgtaaacaaacactgtattgcctcataacatggttaaaacaatcatTGTGACATCATGGAGGGTCAGTCCtcgcatccatagctctgtctattaacctgagagtggttacatttctccaggcccgtCCTTCAGCCTTTTCACCAAAGCAGAGGCGGAGTGtccattttgttattgtttcatctgtggatttgccctttaaaaCAGCTGCATATTGTCAATATATCAAAGCGTTCACCAACGAAAAGGTCAACAACAGGCCTATAACAAACGCACATGCCGCAGCATGTTTCAcgtgtaaatagcacttttcagtagtgctcaaactATGCCATTCCATTCTTTTtcaaatcaatgagcccaatcagtcctccaggagctggctaataagtccttagttttgaTCGATAAGCAGGATGTTTGCCACTTCCTCAGTTACTTTTCACAATGAGGGAATGTTTGGCCTCCGGGTTAAACAACTAGGCtgatctatacttccatattaaCAAGTCCTATTCTGAAGACCAAGGGGTATAGCATGTAttgaatgactggaattctgatagactttggttttaATGTATGAACCTGGCTGATGGTGTCTGGACCACCCTCAGCTCTATATAGACAGAAATGAGATGAACCTGGCTGATGGTGTCTGGACCACCCTCAGCTCTATATAGACAGAAATGAGATGAACCTGGCTGATGGTGAACTGAATCCACCCTCAGCTCTATATAGACAGAAATTAGATGAACCTGGCTGATGGTGTCTGGACCACCCTCAGCTCTATATAGACAGAAATGAGATGAATCTGGCTGATGGTGTCTGGACCACCCTCAGCTCTATAGACAGAAATGAGATGAACCTGGCTGATGGTGTCTGGACCACCCTCAGCTCTATATAGACAGAAATGAGATAAACCTGTCTGATGGTGTCTGGACCACCCTCAGCTCGATATAGACAGAAATGAGATGAATCTGGCTGATGGTGTCTGGACCACCTCAGCTCTATATAGACAGAAATGAGATAAATGGTGTCTGGGACCACCCTGGCTCTGATGGATGAATCCTGGCTGATGGTGTCTGGACCACCCTCAGCTCTATATAGAGATGAACCTGGCCTGATGGTGTCTGGACCACCCTCAGCTCTATATAGACAGAAATGAGATGAACCTGTCTGATGGTGTCTGGAACCACCCTCAGCTCTATATAGACAGAAAATGAGATGAACCTGGGCGATGGTGCTCTACACTCCTTCAGGTTCAGATCCAGCAGGAATGTAAAGTTCACAGATAAGCCACAACACACTTTACAGGAAGGAGAAGTAAGTACGGGTCGTTAAACCACAACACATTTTACAGGAAGGAGAAGTAAGTAAGGGGTCGTTAATCCACAACACTTTACAGAAGGAGAAGTAAGTAAGGGTTGTTAAGCCACAACACACTTTACAGGAAGGAGAAGTAAGTAAGGGTCGTTAAACCACAACACACTTTACAGGAAGGAGAAGTAAGTAAGAGGTCGTTAAGCCACAACACACTTTGGGAAGGAGTAAGTGATTGCAGGTCGTTAAACCACAACACACTTTACAGGAAGGAGAAGTAAGTAAGGGCTTCGTTAAAGCCCACAACACACTTTACAGGAAGGAGAATTAAGTAAGGGTCGTTAGCTTACACTTTACAGGAAGGAGAAGTATGTAAATTCGTTAAGCCACAACACACTTTACAGGAAAGGAGATGTAAGTAAGGGTCGTTAAGCCACAACACACTTTACAGGAAGGAGAATTAAGTAAGGGTTGATAAGCCACAGCACACTTTACAGGAAGGAGAAGTAAGTAAGGGTTGATAAGCCACACACACTTTACAGGAAGGGAGAAGTAAGTAAGGGTCGTTTTCCCCCAGGAGAGTCCATTACTCGGCGGTGACTCTTTCTCCAGACGGGTATCTCTCTCAGCTACGGGAGTCTGCCATTCCCCTCACTGTTGGTGGCGTCTAGAGCCTAGACCAGTGACCTACTGACCCTGACCAGCTCCCCTTTATGTCCAAGATGTTAGATGTGCCGTCAAAGTGGAGAGAGAACTCTGTTAGTACTGGTGTACTGTGTTTCAGTGAAGCGTCCAGCTGGAATGATGTTATGTGCAGCGTGGATTGTGATTGACCGTCATCATTtatcattactgtgtgtgtgtgtgtgtgtgtgtgtgtgtgtgtgtgtgtgtgtgtgtgtgtgtgtgtgtgtgtgtgtgtgtgtgtgtgtgtgtgtgtgtgtgtgtgtgtgtgtgtgtgtgtgtgtgtgtgtgtgtgtgtgtgtgtgtgtgtgtgtgtctgtgtgctgtgcgtgcgtgcgtgcgtgcgtgtgcgtgtgcgtgcgtgcgtcaaAGGAGAAATCCTTCAATCAGGATGGTAGCTGTGTAGGCACACCAATTAAATTAAAAACCAATATCAAATGATTTTAATATGATTTACCGCAAGTGTATAAATACATGGACGTCAAAGGTAAATGTGATGTAAACTACATgaatcactcttctctctcttccctcttctctctctccctctcttctctctctctcttctctctcttccccttttctctctctctccctctcttccccttttctctctctctccctctcttccccttttctctctctccctctcttccttttctctcttctccctctcttcccctcttctctctctctcttccccttttctctctctctccctctcttccccttttctctctctctccctctctttccccttttctctctctctccctctctcttccccttttctctctctctccctctcttccctcttctctctctctcctctcttccccttttctctctcttctctctcttccctttttctctctctctcctctcttccccttttctctctctctccctcttccccttctctctcttctctctcttccttttctctctctctcctctcttccccttttctctctctcctctcttcccctcttctctctctctccctctcttcccctcttctctctctccctctcttcccctcttctctctctccctctcttcccctcttctctctctctccctctcttcccctctctctctccctctcttcccctcttctctctctctccctctcttccctcttctctctctccctctcttcccctcttctctctctccctctcttcccctcttctctctctctccctctcttcccctcttctctctctccctctcttcccttttctctctctctccctctcttcccctcttctctctctccctcagtgctGGAGTGGGTCGTACAGGGACGTTCATGGTTCTGGACCGGGTCCTTCAACAGCTGGACAGCATAGGAACAGTGGACGTCTACGGCTGTGTGTTTGACCTCCGACTGCACCGCTCTCACATGGTGCAAACAGAGGTAACGCGGATAAAACCCTCAGTTCAACACAACGGTTTCCATCAGCTGGTACATTTCCATGGGTATAAAGAATGTCAATGTTAGCCAGTGATAATATATAGCCAGTGATCCCCAGTGATAATATATACCCAATGATAATATATAGCCAGTGATAATATATATCCAGTGATAATATATAGCCAGTGATAATATATAGCCAGTGATAATATATAGCCAATGATAATATATAGCCAGTGATAATATATAGCCAGTGATAATATATATCCAGTGATAATATATAGCCAGTGATAATATATAGCCAGTGATAATATATAGCAAGTGTTATTATATAGCCATAGATCATATATTGCCAAAGATAATACAATAGCCAAAGATAATATATAGCCAGTGATAATGTATAGCCATTGATAATATATAGCCAAAGATTATATATAGCCAGTGATAATATATAGCCAGTGATAATATATATCCAGTGATAATATATAGCCAGTGATAATATATAGCCAGAGATAATATATAGCCAGTGATAATATATAGCCAGAGATAATATATAGCCAGAGATAATATATagccagtgataatatataaGTGATAATATGTAGCCAGTGATAATATATAGCCAGAGATAATATATagccagtgataatatataaGTGATAATATATAGCCAGTGATAATATGTAGCCAGAGATAATATATAGCCATGAATAATAAATGGGGATGTGTATCAGAAAGTCGTGTTTCAGCAGAATCAAAGGGAAGGCTTCATCCTATTGATCTGCTATGCAGTGGTAATGATAGCACAATGTTTGTGCCTGAGACACAACGTCTTGCAATAGCTCCCCAATCataatgcctaggctttagcttagTGGGGATACCACCGTCTGTTGTCAAAATGGCAAAGGCACAATGTATTTAGCAGACATGTTGCATGAACAGTAGTATTGATGTGAATGCTGTCCTCCCCCAAAGCAGATGAACAGTAGTATTGATGTGAATGCTGTCCTCCCCACAGCAGATGAACAGTAGTATTGATGTGAATGCTGTCTCTCCCCACAGCAGATGAACAGTAGTATTGATGTGAATGCTGTCCTCCCCACAGCAGGCGAACAGTAGTATTGATGTGAATGCTGTCCTCCCACAGCA is a genomic window containing:
- the LOC127918851 gene encoding receptor-type tyrosine-protein phosphatase beta-like yields the protein MDNQEFKISSEGRPSFPRVVRHFHYTVWPDHGVPETTQSLIEFVRTVRDYIDRAPSTGATVVHCSAGVGRTGTFMVLDRVLQQLDSIGTVDVYGCVFDLRLHRSHMVQTEYQYSFLHQCVRDVLRARKLRSEQENPLYPIYENFNPDYYR